One segment of Anopheles stephensi strain Indian chromosome 3, UCI_ANSTEP_V1.0, whole genome shotgun sequence DNA contains the following:
- the LOC118514347 gene encoding presequence protease, mitochondrial isoform X2, protein MLRQISSMKRAFSSRRWLSSTPAPKVNPAILANIKASDRYKPGNRYNGFVCTQAQYIADFNMTAYMFQHEKTGLQYLHIDRQDTNNVFSINFRTTPFDSTGLPHILEHNVLCGSQKFPVRDPFFKMLNRSLATFMNAMTGPDYTLYPFSSTNEIDYRNLQTIYMDAAFRPNLKYLDFLQEGWRLEHAELNNPKSEYVFKGVVYNEMKGAFSENSAVFGQKFFNKILPDHTYGYVSGGDPLDIPQLKHEDLVNFHQKYYHPSNARIFSYGCFNLDKTMAFVDEQYLRDFDRIDTRYSVIPPQKRWTRAKKEHVRCRYDNMGAPLEKQNQIAIGYLMTDITDVYETFLMHILTELLVKGPNSFFYKSLIEPNISGGYNQLTGFDSHIRDTMFVVGLQDLAIDDFETVTNIFDRTVEEIIEKGFDPSHIESVLHSIELSMKHQTSKFGLGLLFNLTPLWNHDGDLVRAMNVSESVRLLRENIASNPKYLQHKVEYYFRNNKHRLTMTMSPDENYEKQFLDAERKNLQHKTAQLNETDKQRIYREGIELSESQKAHPNTDILPCLRLNEIEQKVPETNVEQQLVTNVPTQLCRVDTNGVVYFRGILDVNGLTTEQKLLLPLFNTIVTQFGTKGIDYRAFDQLISSKTSGIGFSTHLVESVHSMQQYEFGLYFGTYALDKNVPDMFDIFRRIFNELELTDVSRFEMLLENYLSEMSVGIAQSGHMYAMQNANGLVTESGRLRERLMGIEHLAFMKDLAQRHSAEEILNKCRSITKLFEESGMRCALNFTPTSEEPTVLSYRTFVDSIALRSSAKVWNVSEPLEQPSSSATCRHTIMNIPVNYCAKSIVAVPYTHRHYAPLKVLAKYLSAKYLLPVVREQNGAYGAGAKITSDGLFNFFSYRDPNSRTTLDVFDAAYGWNVQTVPKMDEQTLFEAKLGVLQQLDVPIAPLERGMDLFRQGLTDELFGKHRAAVLDVSKELLLEVNEHYLKPGAVKVVGKSVLGPDNKTLPKDGETWTTFAL, encoded by the coding sequence ATGCTGAGACAAATATCATCGATGAAGCGAGCTTTTTCCAGCCGCCGGTGGCTTTCCTCGACACCGGCACCGAAAGTAAATCCGGCCATCCTAGCGAACATCAAAGCTTCCGATCGATACAAACCGGGCAATCGGTACAATGGGTTTGTTTGCACCCAGGCACAGTATATTGCCGATTTCAACATGACGGCGTACATGTTTCAGCATGAGAAAACCGGCCTCCAGTATCTGCACATTGACCGGCAAGACACGAACAACGTGTTTTCGATCAATTTCCGTACAACCCCGTTCGATTCCACCGGACTGCCCCACATCTTGGAGCACAATGTGCTGTGCGGGTCACAAAAGTTCCCGGTGCGTGATCCTTTCTTCAAGATGTTGAACCGTAGCTTGGCTACGTTCATGAACGCTATGACCGGGCCGGATTACACGCTGTACCCGTTCAGCTCGACAAACGAGATTGACTATCGTAATCTGCAGACCATCTACATGGATGCCGCCTTTCGGCCCAATCTTAAGTATCTGGACTTTCTGCAGGAAGGATGGCGTTTAGAGCATGCCGAGCTGAACAACCCAAAGTCGGAGTACGTGTTCAAGGGAGTCGTGTACAACGAGATGAAGGGAGCATTCTCGGAAAATTCGGCCGTATTTGGGCAAAagtttttcaacaaaattttACCGGACCATACGTACGGATACGTGTCCGGTGGTGATCCGCTCGATATACCGCAGCTGAAACACGAAGATTTGGTAAACTTCCACCAGAAGTACTACCATCCAAGCAACGCACGCATCTTTAGCTACGGTTGCTTCAATCTCGACAAAACGATGGCATTTGTCGATGAGCAGTACCTGCGGGATTTCGATCGTATCGATACACGGTACAGTGTGATACCGCCCCAGAAACGTTGGACCAGGGCGAAGAAAGAGCATGTACGGTGTCGGTATGATAATATGGGTGCACCGctagaaaagcaaaaccaaattgCCATCGGCTACCTGATGACGGACATAACCGATGTGTACGAAACGTTCCTTATGCACATTCTCACGGAGCTGCTGGTGAAGGGACCGAACTCGTTCTTCTACAAAAGCCTCATCGAACCGAACATTTCCGGCGGATACAACCAATTGACCGGGTTCGATTCACACATCCGCGATACAATGTTTGTGGTGGGGCTGCAGGATCTGGCGATCGATGACTTCGAAACGGTCACCAACATATTCGACCGCACGGTGGAGGAAATCATCGAGAAAGGATTCGACCCGTCACACATCGAAAGTGTCCTGCACAGCATCGAACTCTCCATGAAGCACCAGACGAGCAAGTTCGGACTCGGGCTGCTGTTTAATCTTACCCCGCTCTGGAACCACGATGGCGATTTGGTGCGTGCAATGAACGTTAGCGAATCGGTACGGCTGTTGCGTGAAAACATTGCCAGCAATCCGAAATATCTGCAGCACAAGGTGGAATACTATTTCCGCAACAACAAGCACCGGCTTACGATGACGATGTCACCGGACGAGAACTACGAGAAGCAATTTTTGGATGCAGAAAGGAAGAATTTGCAGCACAAAACTGCACAGCTCAACGAAACGGACAAGCAACGTATCTATCGGGAAGGAATCGAGCTGTCCGAGTCACAGAAAGCACACCCCAACACGGACATTTTGCCCTGCCTGCGGTTGAACGAAATCGAGCAAAAGGTGCCGGAAACGAACGTGGAACAGCAGCTCGTCACGAACGTTCCGACGCAGCTGTGCCGGGTGGACACGAACGGTGTCGTCTACTTCCGCGGCATACTGGATGTGAACGGGTTAACGACGGAACAGAAGCTGCTGCTTCCGCTCTTCAACACGATCGTTACCCAGTTCGGCACGAAGGGCATCGACTACCGGGCGTTCGATCAACTGATCAGCTCCAAAACGTCCGGTATCGGATTCTCGACCCATCTGGTAGAAAGCGTGCACAGTATGCAGCAGTACGAGTTTGGCCTTTACTTCGGCACCTACGCACTGGACAAGAACGTACCGGACATGTTTGACATCTTCCGTCGCATTTTCAACGAGCTCGAGCTGACCGACGTCAGCCGGTTCGAGATGTTGCTGGAAAACTATCTTTCCGAGATGTCGGTCGGTATCGCACAGTCGGGACACATGTACGCGATGCAGAACGCGAACGGTTTGGTAACCGAGTCGGGCCGACTGCGGGAACGGCTAATGGGCATCGAGCATTTGGCGTTCATGAAGGATCTAGCCCAACGCCATTCGGCCGAAGAAATACTTAACAAATGCCGTTCGATTACGAAGCTTTTCGAGGAATCGGGCATGCGGTGTGCGCTTAACTTCACGCCCACATCGGAAGAGCCAACCGTGCTGAGCTACCGCACGTTTGTCGATAGTATTGCACTTCGCAGCTCGGCCAAAGTTTGGAACGTTTCCGAACCGCTCGAACAACCGTCCTCGTCCGCTACCTGTCGCCATACGATCATGAACATTCCGGTAAATTACTGCGCAAAGTCGATCGTGGCAGTGCCGTACACCCACCGCCATTACGCACCGCTGAAGGTGCTGGCCAAATACCTGTCGGCGAAATATTTGCTACCGGTGGTGCGGGAACAGAATGGTGCGTACGGTGCGGGAGCTAAAATCACGTCCGACGGTTTGTTCAACTTCTTCAGCTACCGCGATCCCAACTCACGCACGACGCTCGATGTGTTCGATGCTGCGTACGGCTGGAACGTGCAAACTGTACCGAAAATGGATGAACAAACACTGTTTGAAGCGAAGCTGGGTGTGTTGCAGCAGCTGGACGTTCCGATTGCCCCGCTCGAACGTGGTATGGATCTGTTCCGGCAAGGCCTTACCGACGAACTGTTCGGCAAGCACCGGGCTGCTGTGCTGGATGTGAGCAAGGAGCTACTGCTGGAGGTGAACGAACACTATCTGAAACCGGGCGCTGTAAAGGTGGTTGGAAAGTCGGTACTTGGCCCCGACAATAAAACGCTTCCCAAGGACGGTGAAACGTGGACAACTTTTGCTTTGTAA
- the LOC118514353 gene encoding protein FAM207A, producing MGKLNKKLPKPKLPSKPTDDSSKVKGPFPIYRTTPVQLNGPETTSFKIIESKPKKKVSAAKTSAPPADKPSKKAAPLPDEEPEDNGVKTKKLRKLTISRLSKKEKKQFRKEEMLKKVELTKQAFKQDKDRKKREQTAITGDLKPLLDALPSLESLFEVKSAATLRTGVPKYDKKTEPKTKKQRQTERRNQSKREFMKRCRTMKRVMNDKAFQKDPKKMVAAHIKNVRKEQVERLMKSVS from the coding sequence ATGGGAAAACTTAACAAAAAGCTACCGAAACCCAAGCTGCCTTCGAAGCCCACCGACGATAGCAGCAAAGTTAAAGGCCCTTTTCCCATCTATCGTACAACACCGGTGCAATTAAACGGTCCCGAAACTACAAGCTTTAAGATCATAGAAAGCAaaccgaagaagaaggtcAGTGCGGCGAAAACCAGCGCACCACCGGCAGATAAACCGTCGAAAAAAGCCGCCCCATTACCCGACGAAGAGCCCGAAGATAATggagtgaaaacaaaaaagcttcgCAAGCTAACCATTTCACGTCTAtccaagaaggaaaagaaacaattccGCAAGGAGGAAATGCTGAAAAAGGTCGAGCTCACGAAGCAAGCCTTCAAGCAGGATAAGGACCGTAAGAAACGGGAACAGACGGCTATCACCGGCGATTTGAAACCGTTGCTGGATGCGCTACCCTCGCTAGAATCGCTGTTTGAGGTAAAATCGGCCGCAACGCTCAGGACGGGTGTGCCCAAGTACGACAAGAAGACGGAACCCAAAACGAAGAAGCAGCGCCAAACGGAACGACGAAATCAGAGCAAGCGTGAGTTTATGAAACGCTGCCGCACCATGAAACGAGTAATGAACGATAAAGCGTTCCAAAAGGATCCGAAAAAAATGGTCGCTGCGCATATCAAGAATGTACGCAAGGAACAGGTGGAACGGTTAATGAAAAGTGTTTCGTGA
- the LOC118514351 gene encoding uncharacterized protein LOC118514351: MDSPSGERKGLLSGKEMVKHHTEIYEVQAQFNRLVSLEEFDETRQADLERMKDQFRCLLLQERVNKSGCISEGVWENDQRRIRITKLEGKWQSFGYEDATGKYVDSHEGLFLMEMNRLMVRWNSMVVSIEQGYSLFLGHPETLTLEEYQIYSMLVRASYYVLRYDPARKYSAVQSDVPSAEERCVWRNLFEMLNQSNPRDGGTIPKEDSKLYETVKRSMKKYSNIIRKPPSPSSYQEQYRDEPASKRQRSENTATKRENDGFKRIEQFRRMFDRFDIVRSLIEEGPSDIVEPEGECSLRLAFDLFATESQTFKKSLPPLPIARIIVRRSSQPMPHFTELQRLFGQQKTPIPLMLMLVSESLSVHCFLYDIRKVARNIIALPDEHLTR; encoded by the exons ATGGATTCCCCCAGCGGAGAAAGAAAAGGACTCTTGAG TGGAAAAGAGATGGTTAAGCATCATACCGAAATCTATGAAGTACAGGCGCAATTTAATCGGCTCGTCTCTCTGGAAGAGTTTGATGAAACGCGCCAAGCAGATCTAGAGCGAATGAAAG ACCAGTTCCGGTGCTTACTGTTGCAGGAAAGGGTGAATAAATCGGGCTGCATCTCGGAAGGGGTTTGGGAAAACGATCAACGCCGGATCCGCATTACGAAGCTAGAAGGCAAATGGCAATCGTTTGGATATGAAGACGCCACAGGAAAGTACGTGGACAGTCACGAAGGATTGTTCCTCATGGAAATG AATCGATTGATGGTCCGATGGAACAGCATGGTGGTGTCCATCGAGCAGGGTTATAGCTTGTTTCTTGGCCATCCCGAAACACTCACGCTGGAAGAGTATCAAATCTATTCCATGCTAGTGCGGGCTAGCTATTACGTGCTACGGTACGATCCAGCGCGTAAGTATTCCGCTGTGCAATCGGATGTACCGAGTGCCGAAGAACGATGTGTGTGGAGAAATCTGTTCGAAATGCTGAATCAATCAAATCCACGTGACGGTGGAACAATTCCCAAAGAAGACTCGAAACTGTACGAAACGGTAAAGCGATCGATGAAAAAATACTCTAATATTATCAGAAAACCGCCATCGCCATCGTCCTACCAAGAGCAGTATAGGGACGAACCGGCCAGTAAGAGACAAAGGTCAGAAAACACAGCGACGAAGAGAGAAAATGATGGATTTAAACGAATCGAACAATTTCGCCGGATGTTTGACCGGTTTGATATTGTGCGCAGTTTAATCGAGGAAGGCCCATCGGACATTGTTGAGCCGGAAGGAGAATGTAGTTTACGGCTCGCGTTTGATCTGTTCGCCACCGAGTCTCAAACATTCAAAAAGTCTCTTCCCCCTCTGCCGATTGCTAGAATTATTGTGCGCAG ATCATCTCAACCAATGCCCCACTTTACCGAACTGCAAAGGTTGTTCGGGCAACAGAAGACACCAATTCCGCTGATGCTTATGCTCGTGTCGGAAAGCTTGTCAGTGCACTGTTTTCTGTACGATATTCGAAAAGTTGCTCGAAATATCATTGCCTTGCCGGATGAGCATTTAACGAgataa
- the LOC118514349 gene encoding armadillo repeat-containing protein 6 homolog: MAKVITQETFDDVVKENIVEFSMSIEEAREETIKQFEAQGIHLGNIIKDLNVNPDTGVPLLNESVEELKRLAEEKDANAEKVSELLAVITEECKLSVPHRVLAAKLGAYELIVKQLNGEDKLDADVLLKLLTAANAIINKQPDVFNHESLAVVLKALKASPEPKVACELMKWLQKACILHEMNRQLIMEENQTIPTLKPFLSRPETEVIRNTCTLFRYLILDDDIRVEFGKAHEHARQLAAEALTEITQLLTKCKSDPDLISDLMLTIASLTVRNEFCQTVEEAGGLQFILDAMVEFPESIKIIREACKLLKALAGNDAVKQHIVQCGAAPLLESALNRHKDNETFARHALACISTLALREPANSKALFETGISETIIQTMKIHPTSKIVQRNAAWAVRNMVSRSRDQCDTFVAQGVEDVLNQALVDHPSIAHDVKSALRDLGCKVLLNEEWKATSDIQIKND; this comes from the exons ATGGCTAAGGTGATCACGCAGGAAACATTCGACGATGTGGTAAAGGAGAACATTGTGGAGTTTTCTATGTCCATCGAGGAAGCAAGAGAGGAAACGATTAAACAGTTTGAAGCCCAAGGCATTCATCTGGGCAACATTATTAAGGATCTCAACGTTAATCCCGACACGGGTGTGCCTTTGCTGAACGAAAGCGTGGAGGAGCTGAAACGACTTGCCGAAGAGAAGGATGCTAATGCGGAAAAAGTATCCGAGCTTCTAGCTGTGATCACTGAAGAATGCAAGCTG AGCGTTCCCCATCGTGTGCTGGCTGCGAAACTAGGTGCCTACGAGTTGATCGTAAAGCAGCTAAACGGTGAAGATAAGCTAGATGCTGACGTTTTGCTGAAACTACTCACTGCCGCTAACGCAATCATCAACAAACAGCCGGACGTGTTCAACCACGAATCGTTGGCCGTTGTGCTGAAGGCTTTAAAAGCCTCCCCGGAGCCAAAAGTCGCATGCGAACTGATGAAGTGGCTACAAAAGGCGTGCATACTGCACGAAATGAATCGTCAGCTTATTATggaagaaaatcaaaccatccCAACACTGAAACCGTTCCTTAGCCGGCCCGAAACGGAAGTGATCCGTAACACGTGCACGCTGTTCCGTTACCTGATCTTGGACGACGATATACGGGTGGAGTTTGGCAAGGCGCACGAACATGCCCGCCAGCTAGCTGCCGAAGCACTGACGGAGATCACGCAGCTACTCACCA AGTGCAAATCGGACCCCGATTTGATCAGTGACTTGATGTTGACTATCGCCTCCCTAACGGTGCGCAACGAGTTCTGCCAAACGGTCGAGGAAGCCGGTGGGCTACAGTTCATTCTGGACGCGATGGTAGAGTTTCCCGAATCGATCAAAATCATTCGCGAAGCGTGCAAGCTGCTTAAAGCGCTCGCCGGCAATGACGCGGTAAAGCAACACATCGTGCAGTGCGGTGCTGCCCCACTGCTAGAATCGGCCCTGAACCGGCATAAGGATAATGAAACATTTGCACGGCACGCGCTGGCCTGTATCTCGACATTGGCCTTGCGAGAGCCTGCCAATAGTAAGGCACTGTTTGAGACGGGCATCTCGGAGACAATTATTCAGACGATGAAAATCCATCCGACGAGCAAGATTGTTCAGCGTAATGCGGCCTGGGCGGTGCGTAATATGGTGTCGCGATCCCGCGACCAGTGCGACACGTTCGTGGCACAGGGCGTAGAGGACGTACTTAATCAGGCGCTCGTCGATCATCCGAGCATTGCGCACGATGTGAAGTCAGCGCTGCGGGATCTGGGATGCAAGGTGCTGCTGAACGAAGAATGGAAAGCCACGTCGGACATTCAGATCAAGAATGACTAA
- the LOC118514352 gene encoding telomere length and silencing protein 1 homolog, with amino-acid sequence MSESEDTQVKVEFKKKGKKQLRQRKPSNSEDDEYEQDTETNTLSKLEETKERQRLRNRRNGVNILSLAAGKKISIEEEVTVKDPFNIKTGGMVNMQALKAGKLKAAVEDPYDTGIGTQFSAETNKRDEDEEMMKYIEEELGKRKGIAQEQDNLAEGESSAKYLSPEEAALLSLPAHLSQTSSQRSEEMLSNQMLSGIPEIDLGIEAKIKNIEATEEAKLKYMQEQQRKKDLPSHFVPSNMAVNFMQHNRYRIENPAPTKRRYQEEHRDQRGEDRVPKKATDDYHFDKFKKQYRRH; translated from the exons atgtctGAAAGTGAAGACACGCAGGTGAAGGTGGAATTTAAAAAGAAGGGCAAGAAACAACTCCGCCAAAGGAAACCATCCAACAGTGAGGACGATGAGTACGAACAAGACACGGAAACGAATACTTT GTCAAAATTGGAAGAAACCAAAGAACGACAGAGACTACGTAACAGACGAAATGGTGTTAACATTCTCAGCTTGGCCGCTGGTAAAAAAATATCAATCGAAGAAGAGGTGACAGTG AAGGATCCGTTCAATATCAAAACTGGCGGTATGGTGAATATGCAAGCGCTTAAGGCTGGAAAGCTGAAAGCTGCCGTTGAAGATCCGTACGACACGGGCATAGGTACCCAGTTCTCGGCGGAAACCAACAAACGCGACGAGGATGAGGAAATGATGAA GTACATTGAAGAGGAGCTGGGCAAACGGAAGGGCATCGCGCAAGAGCAGGACAACCTAGCGGAGGGTGAGTCTTCCGCCAAGTATCTGAGCCCGGAGGAGGCCGCACTGCTTTCGCTGCCCGCCCATCTCAGCCAAACGTCGTCCCAGCGTTCGGAAGAGATGTTATCGAACCAGATGCTGAGCGGCATTCCGGAGATCGATCTTGGCATTGAGgcgaaaattaaaaacattgaaGCAACGGAAGAAGCCAAGCTCAAGTATATGCAGGAGCAGCAAAGGAAGAAAGATCTACCGTCGCACTTTGTCCCGTCGAATATGGCCGTTAATTTTATGCAGCACAACCGTTACCGGATCGAGAATCCGGCCCCGACGAAGCGCCGTTACCAGGAGGAACATCGCGATCAGCGTGGTGAGGATCGTGTGCCGAAAAAAGCGACCGACGATTATCATTTCGATAAGTTTAAAAAGCAATACCGACGTCATTGA
- the LOC118514347 gene encoding presequence protease, mitochondrial isoform X1 gives MPPNTAPTMLRQISSMKRAFSSRRWLSSTPAPKVNPAILANIKASDRYKPGNRYNGFVCTQAQYIADFNMTAYMFQHEKTGLQYLHIDRQDTNNVFSINFRTTPFDSTGLPHILEHNVLCGSQKFPVRDPFFKMLNRSLATFMNAMTGPDYTLYPFSSTNEIDYRNLQTIYMDAAFRPNLKYLDFLQEGWRLEHAELNNPKSEYVFKGVVYNEMKGAFSENSAVFGQKFFNKILPDHTYGYVSGGDPLDIPQLKHEDLVNFHQKYYHPSNARIFSYGCFNLDKTMAFVDEQYLRDFDRIDTRYSVIPPQKRWTRAKKEHVRCRYDNMGAPLEKQNQIAIGYLMTDITDVYETFLMHILTELLVKGPNSFFYKSLIEPNISGGYNQLTGFDSHIRDTMFVVGLQDLAIDDFETVTNIFDRTVEEIIEKGFDPSHIESVLHSIELSMKHQTSKFGLGLLFNLTPLWNHDGDLVRAMNVSESVRLLRENIASNPKYLQHKVEYYFRNNKHRLTMTMSPDENYEKQFLDAERKNLQHKTAQLNETDKQRIYREGIELSESQKAHPNTDILPCLRLNEIEQKVPETNVEQQLVTNVPTQLCRVDTNGVVYFRGILDVNGLTTEQKLLLPLFNTIVTQFGTKGIDYRAFDQLISSKTSGIGFSTHLVESVHSMQQYEFGLYFGTYALDKNVPDMFDIFRRIFNELELTDVSRFEMLLENYLSEMSVGIAQSGHMYAMQNANGLVTESGRLRERLMGIEHLAFMKDLAQRHSAEEILNKCRSITKLFEESGMRCALNFTPTSEEPTVLSYRTFVDSIALRSSAKVWNVSEPLEQPSSSATCRHTIMNIPVNYCAKSIVAVPYTHRHYAPLKVLAKYLSAKYLLPVVREQNGAYGAGAKITSDGLFNFFSYRDPNSRTTLDVFDAAYGWNVQTVPKMDEQTLFEAKLGVLQQLDVPIAPLERGMDLFRQGLTDELFGKHRAAVLDVSKELLLEVNEHYLKPGAVKVVGKSVLGPDNKTLPKDGETWTTFAL, from the coding sequence ATGCCCCCGAATACAGCGCCCACAATGCTGAGACAAATATCATCGATGAAGCGAGCTTTTTCCAGCCGCCGGTGGCTTTCCTCGACACCGGCACCGAAAGTAAATCCGGCCATCCTAGCGAACATCAAAGCTTCCGATCGATACAAACCGGGCAATCGGTACAATGGGTTTGTTTGCACCCAGGCACAGTATATTGCCGATTTCAACATGACGGCGTACATGTTTCAGCATGAGAAAACCGGCCTCCAGTATCTGCACATTGACCGGCAAGACACGAACAACGTGTTTTCGATCAATTTCCGTACAACCCCGTTCGATTCCACCGGACTGCCCCACATCTTGGAGCACAATGTGCTGTGCGGGTCACAAAAGTTCCCGGTGCGTGATCCTTTCTTCAAGATGTTGAACCGTAGCTTGGCTACGTTCATGAACGCTATGACCGGGCCGGATTACACGCTGTACCCGTTCAGCTCGACAAACGAGATTGACTATCGTAATCTGCAGACCATCTACATGGATGCCGCCTTTCGGCCCAATCTTAAGTATCTGGACTTTCTGCAGGAAGGATGGCGTTTAGAGCATGCCGAGCTGAACAACCCAAAGTCGGAGTACGTGTTCAAGGGAGTCGTGTACAACGAGATGAAGGGAGCATTCTCGGAAAATTCGGCCGTATTTGGGCAAAagtttttcaacaaaattttACCGGACCATACGTACGGATACGTGTCCGGTGGTGATCCGCTCGATATACCGCAGCTGAAACACGAAGATTTGGTAAACTTCCACCAGAAGTACTACCATCCAAGCAACGCACGCATCTTTAGCTACGGTTGCTTCAATCTCGACAAAACGATGGCATTTGTCGATGAGCAGTACCTGCGGGATTTCGATCGTATCGATACACGGTACAGTGTGATACCGCCCCAGAAACGTTGGACCAGGGCGAAGAAAGAGCATGTACGGTGTCGGTATGATAATATGGGTGCACCGctagaaaagcaaaaccaaattgCCATCGGCTACCTGATGACGGACATAACCGATGTGTACGAAACGTTCCTTATGCACATTCTCACGGAGCTGCTGGTGAAGGGACCGAACTCGTTCTTCTACAAAAGCCTCATCGAACCGAACATTTCCGGCGGATACAACCAATTGACCGGGTTCGATTCACACATCCGCGATACAATGTTTGTGGTGGGGCTGCAGGATCTGGCGATCGATGACTTCGAAACGGTCACCAACATATTCGACCGCACGGTGGAGGAAATCATCGAGAAAGGATTCGACCCGTCACACATCGAAAGTGTCCTGCACAGCATCGAACTCTCCATGAAGCACCAGACGAGCAAGTTCGGACTCGGGCTGCTGTTTAATCTTACCCCGCTCTGGAACCACGATGGCGATTTGGTGCGTGCAATGAACGTTAGCGAATCGGTACGGCTGTTGCGTGAAAACATTGCCAGCAATCCGAAATATCTGCAGCACAAGGTGGAATACTATTTCCGCAACAACAAGCACCGGCTTACGATGACGATGTCACCGGACGAGAACTACGAGAAGCAATTTTTGGATGCAGAAAGGAAGAATTTGCAGCACAAAACTGCACAGCTCAACGAAACGGACAAGCAACGTATCTATCGGGAAGGAATCGAGCTGTCCGAGTCACAGAAAGCACACCCCAACACGGACATTTTGCCCTGCCTGCGGTTGAACGAAATCGAGCAAAAGGTGCCGGAAACGAACGTGGAACAGCAGCTCGTCACGAACGTTCCGACGCAGCTGTGCCGGGTGGACACGAACGGTGTCGTCTACTTCCGCGGCATACTGGATGTGAACGGGTTAACGACGGAACAGAAGCTGCTGCTTCCGCTCTTCAACACGATCGTTACCCAGTTCGGCACGAAGGGCATCGACTACCGGGCGTTCGATCAACTGATCAGCTCCAAAACGTCCGGTATCGGATTCTCGACCCATCTGGTAGAAAGCGTGCACAGTATGCAGCAGTACGAGTTTGGCCTTTACTTCGGCACCTACGCACTGGACAAGAACGTACCGGACATGTTTGACATCTTCCGTCGCATTTTCAACGAGCTCGAGCTGACCGACGTCAGCCGGTTCGAGATGTTGCTGGAAAACTATCTTTCCGAGATGTCGGTCGGTATCGCACAGTCGGGACACATGTACGCGATGCAGAACGCGAACGGTTTGGTAACCGAGTCGGGCCGACTGCGGGAACGGCTAATGGGCATCGAGCATTTGGCGTTCATGAAGGATCTAGCCCAACGCCATTCGGCCGAAGAAATACTTAACAAATGCCGTTCGATTACGAAGCTTTTCGAGGAATCGGGCATGCGGTGTGCGCTTAACTTCACGCCCACATCGGAAGAGCCAACCGTGCTGAGCTACCGCACGTTTGTCGATAGTATTGCACTTCGCAGCTCGGCCAAAGTTTGGAACGTTTCCGAACCGCTCGAACAACCGTCCTCGTCCGCTACCTGTCGCCATACGATCATGAACATTCCGGTAAATTACTGCGCAAAGTCGATCGTGGCAGTGCCGTACACCCACCGCCATTACGCACCGCTGAAGGTGCTGGCCAAATACCTGTCGGCGAAATATTTGCTACCGGTGGTGCGGGAACAGAATGGTGCGTACGGTGCGGGAGCTAAAATCACGTCCGACGGTTTGTTCAACTTCTTCAGCTACCGCGATCCCAACTCACGCACGACGCTCGATGTGTTCGATGCTGCGTACGGCTGGAACGTGCAAACTGTACCGAAAATGGATGAACAAACACTGTTTGAAGCGAAGCTGGGTGTGTTGCAGCAGCTGGACGTTCCGATTGCCCCGCTCGAACGTGGTATGGATCTGTTCCGGCAAGGCCTTACCGACGAACTGTTCGGCAAGCACCGGGCTGCTGTGCTGGATGTGAGCAAGGAGCTACTGCTGGAGGTGAACGAACACTATCTGAAACCGGGCGCTGTAAAGGTGGTTGGAAAGTCGGTACTTGGCCCCGACAATAAAACGCTTCCCAAGGACGGTGAAACGTGGACAACTTTTGCTTTGTAA